DNA from Frateuria edaphi:
GCAAGCGCCGACCCCTCACCCAAACCCTCTCCTTCACAGGAGGGAGGTCTTCAGTTTTCGGCCAGACGCGACTCCAGCGCCGCCCTCACCACGTACAACGTATCCATCCGCGGCACCGGGCGGGTCAGCCAGGCAAGGATGCGCCGGCGTTGCGACGAAACGACCCAGCTCTGCCCCTGCAGCCACAGCTGCGTGCGGACCATGTCCGCCCGCTCGCGCCGGGCCTCGTCGGTCGGCCTGAGCCGGTTGTGCAGGTAGCGCGCGACCTCGCCGGGCGAGCGGCACCATTCCATGCCGGCCAGGCCGTGCAGCCACAGGTCCGAGCAGGACACCGCGCTCAGTGTCCAGCGGCTGGAGACCGCGCGCAGCAGCGGCGGGCAGTCGCGTTCGAGCCGTTCGAGCACGGTGCCGGGCACGGCGTGGCGGTAATAGCGCGCCACCAGGCGCAGCGGCGGCAGCGCCCACCACGGCGGCTCGTGCGCCTGCCACAGCACGTCCCAGTCGCGCGGGGTCATGCGCGTGGCCAGCAGCGAGATGTCGTTGAGGTGCAGCAGGCGCAGGCTGCGGCCGCAGAGGTTGCCGGCCGCGTGCAGCAGCAGGTGGCCCATCAGCGCCGCCTGCGAGGGGTAGGCGTTGAGGCCGGGTTGCGCCTCGTGCGGATACACCGTGGCGGTGAGGTCGACGGTGGCCAGCGGCAGGCGCTCGTGGATGTGCGTGTGCAGCTCGATGTTCACCGGGGTGTCGCGGTGCTCGCCCAACGCGTTCACCGGCGTCTCTGCAACCGGCTTGAACACCTGGTGCTTCCACTGGGTGAAGGAGCTCTCGTAGCCGAGTTCCTGGAGCAGGCCGGCCGCGCGTTGCGCGTCGCCCGGATGCACGAGCAGGTCGATGTCGGCCATCGGCCGTTCGCCCGCCGCGTACAGGCCCAGCGCGTGAAGCGCCGCGCCCTTCAGCGGCACCAGCGGCACGCCGGCGGCGCGGGCGGCGGCGTCCAGCCGGTGCAGCAGATCGACGATGCGCCGGTGGCGCAGCTCCACGTGTTCGTGCTGGTCGGCGAGAAAGCGCTTCCACGGCGCGTGCTGCCAGCTGGGGCGGCGGTCAAGCAGCGGCGAGACGCCGTGCGCGGCGGCCGCGGCCATGGCCAGGCGCCATTCCAGCGGCGTCCAGTCGGGCGTGCCGCCGCCGGGCAACGCCAGTTCGGCGGCAAGCGCTTCGGTGGCGCGGCGCAGGCCGGCGCGGATGGTGCGTAGCGGCGGCAGGTGGTCAGGCATGGCTGAGCGTCGCCGTGGCCGCCGGGCAGGCCTGTTCGGTGCGGTGCGCCTGCTCGCTGGCGATCAGCGCGTTCCAGCGCGCATCGAGCGCGGCGCGGGCCAGCGCGTGGTGCTCGGTGGACTGCTGTGACGCCGACTGCTGCAGCTCCACTTGCGCGTGCAGCAGGTCGCGCACGTGCCGGTAGAAGTCCGAATCGTAGGCGCCGCGGAACATCATCGCCAGGTCGTTGCTTTCCTCCCAGTGCGTCTTGCGGCCGAGCTGGGCCTTGACCTTCTCGTAGAACTTGGTGCCGGGCAATGGATAGGAGACGCTGACGCCGATGTCGTCCGGTGCGGCGCGTGCGATCAGTTCCCGCGTGGCCAGCAAGTCTTCCAGTTCCTCGCCGAGATAGCCCAGCTGGACGAAGAAGCCGACGCGGATGCCGTGGCGGCCGAGCCGCTCGCGGGCGCCGATCAAATCGGCCACGTGGGTGCCCTTGCTCATGGCGTCGAGCACACGCTGGCTGCCGCTTTCGGCGCCGATCCAGACCTCGACGCAGCCGGCCCGGGCAAGCGCGTCGACCATCGCCTCGCTGCACAGGTCGGCGCGCGCCTGGATGGTGAACGGCACCGAGCCGGCGCTCGCGTGCAGGTGCTCGGCGAAGGTCTGCACCCAGTCCACGTAGAAGCCGAAGATGTCGTCGGCCATCCAGATGTGGTCGGGCGCGAACGTGTGCTTGAGGTGCGCCATTTCGGCGGCGACGTCCAGTGCGCCGCGCTGGCGGTAGTGGTTGCCCCAGATCGGCTTGGCGCACCAGTTGCAGCGGAACGGGCAGCCGCGCGAGGCGGCCATGTTGAGGCTGAAGTAGCCGTGCCGGCCGGTCCAGAACGCGCGGTAGCGCTCGATGTCGATCAGGTCCCACGCCGGGTGGCCGACCAGCCGCGCGTCCGGTGGCTGGATGCCGATGCGCTGCAGTTGCGTCTGGCCGTCCGTGCGGAAGGCGACGCCGGCGAGGCCGGCGGTCCAGTCTTGGTTGTCGATGGCGCGATCGCGGTCGAACCGTTCGACCAGCGCCGACAGGGCGCCGACGCCCTCGCCCAGCAGCACCACGTCGGCGCCGGCGGCGAGGAAGGCATCGGGCTGGTCGGAGGCATCGGAGCCGGCCACGATCACGCGCGCGCCGCTGGCATGTGCCTCGCCGATCATCCGGCAGGCCGCCTCGCGCATGCGGCTGAGGCACATCTTGGTGAGGAAGTTGAAGTTGTCCTCGTACAGCACCACCAGCGTGGGCGCGGCAGCATGCAGGGATGCGGCGTAGGCCTCCACGCCGTCGGCCAGCATGGTGTCGAACAGCGTGACCTCGTGCCCGTGCTGGCGCAGGAACGCGGCGACCTGGATCGTCGCCAGCGGGGGATAGGGCTTGCCGCGCTCCCACTGCTTGCGGTCGTACTGCAGGTAGTAGGAGTGGCTGACCTGGATCTTGAGCATGGGTGTCGGCCCGGCCGTTGGCGAAGGAGGCCGCGCGGGGCGGCCGTCGGCGTGCATGCGGGTAAGTGCCGGGCGGGGGGATCGAGGTTGCGTTGCCTGGAAGGCGTCTCCGGGTCAAGAAGAGGACGTGCGTGGCGTTGGGCACCTGACGAAATGGCAGGCGCGCGCAATCTGAAGCTTTCTCCCCGTCGGGGAGAGGGAGCCAATCCGCGGCGAGCAAAACCTCGGCTTCCCGCAGGCGCACTCACGCAGGCATGACCCTGCCCTCCTCCCCCGCCACCGTCGCCGATCCGTTCGGCGAGCACACCGCCTGCGGCTTCGGGCTGCAGCGGAAAGTGTTGGGTGGGCGCTTCCACTTCGCCAGCGACAACGAGGCGTTGCTACAGCTGGTCGAGGTCGCCTATGGCGGGCTTCCCGCGTACGAGCTGCCGCGCGCGGAGGACTTCCACGTCGAGCTGCGCCTGCGGCCCGCCCGCACCAGGTACCGCCGCGAGCCGCCCCCGGTACGGCACCAGGCGGGCGCGGGGCTGCTATGCGGCGTGGTGGACGAGCACAACTACGCCGTGCTCGACCCACGTGGTCGTCGCGCGCTGGTGGTCGCTTCGCAGGCGATGCTCAGGCGGCCCTATCACCTGCGGTACGAGCTCATCGAGTTCGCCGTGTTCACCCTGGCCACGCGCGGCATGGGCCTGGTGCCACTGCATGGCGCGTGCGTGGGACATGGCGGGCGCGGCGTGCTGTTGCTGGGCCACAGCGGCGCGGGCAAGTCCACGCTGGCTCTGCACAGCCTGCTGCACGGGCTGGACTTCCTCGCCGAGGACGCAGTGTTCGTGCAGCCGCACACCCTGCTCGCGACCGGCGTGCCCAATTTCCTGCATCTGCGGCCGGATGCGCTCGGGTTGCTGCCCGATGGCGCCACGCGCGATTGGCTGCAGCGCTCGCCACGGATCCGGCGGCGCAGCGGCGTGGAGAAGATCGAGGCCGATCTTCGCCAGGGCGCGGGCCGGCTCGCGGGCAGACCGCTCGAACTGGTCGGCGCGGTGATGGTGACCGGGGAGCGGGCCGACGGCGAGTTGCTGTCGCCCGTGGACACCGACACCGCCGCGACGTGGCTGGCGGCCAACCAGCCCTACGCGGCGGGCCAGCCGGGCTGGCAGGCGTTCGCGCAGGCGCTGGCGGGTCGAGGCGTGTACCGGTTACGGCGCGGAGGCGATCCGCGGGCCTCGGTCGAGGTCCTGCGGCGGCTGCTTGATGCCGACGCACACCCCATTTCGCGGCGCGAAGCGCGATCGAGCGGGCCAACTTTTCCCGAAGCCGCCTGCACTCAGGAAAGATGAGCACGATCCCCGGCAAAGACGCGACCCTGGACCGCCGCGACGGCCTGGCGCCCTGGTACCAGCGCGCCACGACGACGCTGCTCCGGGCGCTGCCGGCCTCGCGTTTCTGGCGCGCCTTCGCGCTCACGCTCGGCCGCCGGGATGCGCTGCAGATCGCAACCTATGTGGCGCTGTCGCTCGGCGCGGCGCTGGCCGGCAGCATCGCGGCGATCTGCCTGGTGCCGCTGGTACAGCCGGGTTCGTCGTCCACCTTCGCGGCCTACGGCAGCGTGCCAATGCAGGCGCTCGCCTTTGCGGTGGCCACCGGCAGCTTCGCGCTGATGCGCTGGCAGGTGGCGCGGCTGGGCGCCGACCTGGTCAGCCGCTGCGGCATGAACCTGCGACGGATGGTGCACGCGCGCCTGGTCGATGCGCCGTTGGGCGAGTTGGCCGACGCGAGTTCGGCCGAGATCGCCAACGTGCTGACCTACAACATCGAGATCCTCGTGCAGGGGTTCAGCGCGCTGCTGCAATTGGCGGTGATCGGCCTCACCACCGCGGTGAGCCTGGCGTTCGTGTTCTGGGTATCGCCGGCGCTGCTGTTGATCACGCCGGTGCTGGTCGCGCTCGGGCTGTTCGCCGCGCGCGCCTACGGCCGCGAACAGTCGGCGGTAAGCCGGCAGTACGTGGCCGACATGACGCGGCTGTTCTGGCTCAGCGAGGATTTTCCAAGGCGCCTGCGCTACGTGCGCTCATTCGAGCGGCAGAGCGCGGAGAAGGCCGGCTACGGTGCGATCTCCGCGCGACTGGGCCTGGGCTACCGGCGCCAGATGGAGCTGGTCGCCGCCGGTCGCCTGATGCTGGAACTGGCCGCCGCCGCGGGCATCGCCGGCATGTTCGTGCTCGCCCATCGCTGGCATGGCATCGACAGTGCGTCGCTGATCGCGGTGAGCCTGCTGCTCGGGCGCCTGCTGCCGTACCTGGTGTCGACCCGGCAAAGTTGCCAGCAATTGCGTTCGGCCTCGCCGGCGCTGGAACTGTGGCAGCGCCACATGCGGCACCGCCATGACGCGTTGCCCGCCGTGCCGGCGCGTGCGCTGGCGGTCGGCGACGTGCTGGCGATCGACCAGCTGCGGTTGCGTGCACCGCTGGAGGCGCTGTGCGTGCGCCACCTGGTATTGGCGCCTGGCGAACTGACGCTGGTCTCGGGCGACTCGGGTATCGGCAAGAGCAGCCTGGTCGACGTGCTCGCCGGCATGACCCTTCCGGCGGACTTCAGCGCCTCGATCGGCGACCACGCGATCGACTTCGACGGCTACCGCGCGCTGGTGCGCAATGGCGCCTACGTCAGCCAGAGCGTGCGCCCCTGGCAGCACACGGTGCGCGACTGCCTGGCCTGGGCGGCGCCGGCGGCGAGCGACGGCACCATGCTCGCCGTGCTGGAGGACGTCGGCCTCGGCCGCTGGCTGGCGGCATCGCGCGAGGGTCTGGACGCGCCGCTCTACGGCAGCTCCAGCCGTCTCTCCGGCGGCGAACTGCAGCGGCTGATGCTCGCCCAGGTGATCCTGCGCCAGCCGCTGCTGGCCGTGCTGGACGAGGCTACCGGTGCGCTCGATGCCGCGTCGGAACTGGCCGTCCTGGCCACGCTCAAGCGGCAATTGCCGCGCTCGATCCTGGTGGTGGTTTCCCATCGCGCCAGCGTGTCGTCCATGGCCGAGCAGCACCTGCAGATCGACCGGGACCTGGCCGTCACGATCGTGCGCAACACGCCTGGCGGTCGATCCGCGCCCGGTGACGCCGCGTTCGGTTGATCGCGAACCCGCCAGGCCGCGCGAGGTCTAGAGTCCGGCTACCACAGGTCGGACCGGACCCATGAACAAGACACCGCGCCGCAGGGCACTGGACCAGGACATCTGCGTGCACATCTTCAGCGCCTCCGCCGCCATGGTCGGCGTCTGCATCATGGTCATCGGCATCCTGCGCGTGGTCATCACGATCCGTCGAACCGACCTCGTCGGCGACGACCTGCTCGCGCTCAATGCCATGCTGTACCTGATCACGTGCCTGCTTTCCTACTGGGCGTTGCGCACCCGCAACGTGCAACGCAACCACACGCTGGAACGCGTTTCCGACACGCTGTTCCTGGTCGCGCTGACGCTTACCACGCTCAACGCGGGCTTCATCACCTGGGCCATGTCGGTCGATTGAAGGGCTGGTCGGGCGACGGGCCATCACGGGATTTTCAGTCCCGGTGGACGTGCCGATCGTGTTTCCTCGCGAGCGGGGACCTCACTCGAACCTTCCGGACGAGGCTCATACACGATTGCTTGTCTCGACCGGCTCGCAACGCGGCGGCCACGCAGCTCGCCGATCCGGCGCAGGTCAGTTCCGCAGCCGCGGCACGCCGTGCTCGTCGCGCTCCTCGACCGCCAGCGAGCGCGTGTCCGGGTGCGACAGACGGCTGTCGCGCGGCAGGTCGAGGGTGGCCTCGCCGCGGATGAGGGCCAGCGCGTTGCGGTAGCAGCGCTGGGCGAGCGGGACATCGCCCTGGCCGATGCAGGCGTCGCCCATCGATTCCCAGGCGCCGGGGCTGGGTGCGATGGCGAGCGAGCGTTCCAGATAGGTGCGCGCCGTGCCCCATAGTTGCTGGCGCACGCACATGCGGCCGAGCGCGAGCAGCAGGCCGGGGTCGTTGGGATGGGCATCGAGCCA
Protein-coding regions in this window:
- a CDS encoding B12-binding domain-containing radical SAM protein, with amino-acid sequence MLKIQVSHSYYLQYDRKQWERGKPYPPLATIQVAAFLRQHGHEVTLFDTMLADGVEAYAASLHAAAPTLVVLYEDNFNFLTKMCLSRMREAACRMIGEAHASGARVIVAGSDASDQPDAFLAAGADVVLLGEGVGALSALVERFDRDRAIDNQDWTAGLAGVAFRTDGQTQLQRIGIQPPDARLVGHPAWDLIDIERYRAFWTGRHGYFSLNMAASRGCPFRCNWCAKPIWGNHYRQRGALDVAAEMAHLKHTFAPDHIWMADDIFGFYVDWVQTFAEHLHASAGSVPFTIQARADLCSEAMVDALARAGCVEVWIGAESGSQRVLDAMSKGTHVADLIGARERLGRHGIRVGFFVQLGYLGEELEDLLATRELIARAAPDDIGVSVSYPLPGTKFYEKVKAQLGRKTHWEESNDLAMMFRGAYDSDFYRHVRDLLHAQVELQQSASQQSTEHHALARAALDARWNALIASEQAHRTEQACPAATATLSHA
- a CDS encoding ABC transporter ATP-binding protein; amino-acid sequence: MSTIPGKDATLDRRDGLAPWYQRATTTLLRALPASRFWRAFALTLGRRDALQIATYVALSLGAALAGSIAAICLVPLVQPGSSSTFAAYGSVPMQALAFAVATGSFALMRWQVARLGADLVSRCGMNLRRMVHARLVDAPLGELADASSAEIANVLTYNIEILVQGFSALLQLAVIGLTTAVSLAFVFWVSPALLLITPVLVALGLFAARAYGREQSAVSRQYVADMTRLFWLSEDFPRRLRYVRSFERQSAEKAGYGAISARLGLGYRRQMELVAAGRLMLELAAAAGIAGMFVLAHRWHGIDSASLIAVSLLLGRLLPYLVSTRQSCQQLRSASPALELWQRHMRHRHDALPAVPARALAVGDVLAIDQLRLRAPLEALCVRHLVLAPGELTLVSGDSGIGKSSLVDVLAGMTLPADFSASIGDHAIDFDGYRALVRNGAYVSQSVRPWQHTVRDCLAWAAPAASDGTMLAVLEDVGLGRWLAASREGLDAPLYGSSSRLSGGELQRLMLAQVILRQPLLAVLDEATGALDAASELAVLATLKRQLPRSILVVVSHRASVSSMAEQHLQIDRDLAVTIVRNTPGGRSAPGDAAFG
- a CDS encoding nucleotidyltransferase family protein codes for the protein MPDHLPPLRTIRAGLRRATEALAAELALPGGGTPDWTPLEWRLAMAAAAAHGVSPLLDRRPSWQHAPWKRFLADQHEHVELRHRRIVDLLHRLDAAARAAGVPLVPLKGAALHALGLYAAGERPMADIDLLVHPGDAQRAAGLLQELGYESSFTQWKHQVFKPVAETPVNALGEHRDTPVNIELHTHIHERLPLATVDLTATVYPHEAQPGLNAYPSQAALMGHLLLHAAGNLCGRSLRLLHLNDISLLATRMTPRDWDVLWQAHEPPWWALPPLRLVARYYRHAVPGTVLERLERDCPPLLRAVSSRWTLSAVSCSDLWLHGLAGMEWCRSPGEVARYLHNRLRPTDEARRERADMVRTQLWLQGQSWVVSSQRRRILAWLTRPVPRMDTLYVVRAALESRLAEN
- a CDS encoding serine kinase, which encodes MTLPSSPATVADPFGEHTACGFGLQRKVLGGRFHFASDNEALLQLVEVAYGGLPAYELPRAEDFHVELRLRPARTRYRREPPPVRHQAGAGLLCGVVDEHNYAVLDPRGRRALVVASQAMLRRPYHLRYELIEFAVFTLATRGMGLVPLHGACVGHGGRGVLLLGHSGAGKSTLALHSLLHGLDFLAEDAVFVQPHTLLATGVPNFLHLRPDALGLLPDGATRDWLQRSPRIRRRSGVEKIEADLRQGAGRLAGRPLELVGAVMVTGERADGELLSPVDTDTAATWLAANQPYAAGQPGWQAFAQALAGRGVYRLRRGGDPRASVEVLRRLLDADAHPISRREARSSGPTFPEAACTQER